The following nucleotide sequence is from Parus major isolate Abel chromosome 4, Parus_major1.1, whole genome shotgun sequence.
GAGACAGCCTGTCTTGCTACTCTTCCTCACTTTGCACTGTACCTCCCCCTACTGAAGAGGTCCCTGCTGTCTGTGGAAAGTCCTGAGAATCCCATGTTCCTCTTTGTACCACTGCTATAAGTAGtatcttctcttttctgttatttaaaggTGTCTAATTGTTCTAGGTTATTACACTATGTTCATAATTGTGATAAACACCtaattattaatttgaaaagtttACCTGAGGCAGATTGAAAAATAACTGCTAGCCTCAAGTAATTTTCAGATCAGATTCGGATAGATGTTAAATATTCATCCTGTATGCGTGTCGCATTTTCCAGAGTTTCATGGGCTTAAGATTCCATTAACCAGACAAAACTGTCATACTCAACTATCACTCCTATTAAATGCATTAATCTTCTTCTCACAGAGATTTCGAACTTCTGTCTTGTACACAAGTGAGATATAACAGTTCTTCCTCACTTATGTTTCTAGGAGGTATTTCCCCAGAACCTCCTCTGGGGCACTTCCTTATTTCATGAGTTACCGCCTCTTCAGAAATAATGGTCGTTTAAATTTCTCTTCCCAACCCTCCTACACCTCTTTTTCATGCTGAAACAGCTTGAACTGATGAATCATggctcttttccttccttgctgTTTATCCTCCTGCCCTTGGAGCTTTGAAGATAATAATTCAGGCATGTTTCTCCTCctaaaagctattttaaaattgagAAGTCAATTGAGAATGTCATTCCTAGGAGGGCTGATGaggtttaatataaaaaaaaattatattcgTGTCCATGTTAGTAGCAAAGAAATATTGATAGAGGTATTTATCAAAAATCCTAATGAATTTTCAATTACCTTGATTTTTCACTTCACATCTCGTAATATATTACATAAAGGttagatttcattttttaaaagaagttttcagAGATTTTAGAATCAGGACTGTAACATGGACAGAAAAAGCACGTGGAAAGTGTCAGGAATAGTTTTATGACTTGTTTTACTGAACCAGGCAATATGGATACTTGTGATATAATCTCTTTCTAGGTGCTCATCtccatttaacaaaaaaaaggtaGCCATTCATAACTTTTTATTCCCTCAAGTATATAATTATGTCACTATACAAGGGATATACCATTGTATAATAGGATCTGTATGTCAAGGCTCTATAACAAGCTTCCAAACACCATGCAAGGAATTTGATCAAAGTGCTTTCAGAGTAAAAGATATATTTCACTATAATATTTAACAGGAGGTCTAATAAGACGGACACTTTTTGTGAAGTGATAATAGTAAGATTCCCACTTTCAGACAGAGTCCACCTTCACTTGATTGTTGTTTGTAATCAGTGGAGAAGGTTTGCTTCTCATTCTGTCTCCTGCATCATTAGAACtatcctggaaaaaaacttttGCCGTACAAAAAGTGACAATAATTCTCTTGTATTCTCTTCTGAAGTTCTGGTTCAGGAGTCCATATACTATAGCATTAAGGCAGCTGTTGAAATATGCCATGTAATAACTGGACACAAACAACCACTCTGGAATCCTAGGGATTACAGTTTTTGGGTTGACGGCCACTGCAAGGCCGATAAAGTTCAAAGGAGCCCAGCAGACTGCAAACAGCACAAATACCACAAACATGGTCACAAAGTTTCTGAAGTCATGTGGTTTCAGCCTAGGGTTGTTATCCGGCTTAACCCTTCGCCTTACCTGAATAACGAGGATCCATATTCGCAAGTAACAGAAAGTGACTACGGCTATGGGAAGCAGGAAGTGGAAAAACACAACTGCTATGGTATATGCTGAGCTGACAGACTGTGCAAATGTACAGGAGTAAATCCTGGGGTCATACTGCAGCGATCCCACAAACAGGTTGGGCACGATAGCAACAAATGTTAGGACCCATATAAGAACAATATAGCACAATGAATTCTTGTCGCTGTACAGCTTGTCATATTTGAGACTGTGGCAGATATAGCAGTACCGATTGATAGCGATGCCTGTAATATTG
It contains:
- the MTNR1A gene encoding melatonin receptor type 1A; translation: MRVNESELNSSVLPRDPPAEGAPRRQPWVTSTLAAILIFTIAVDLLGNLLVILSVYRNKKLRNAGKGRRGGPGAPPGLGWAGVPWPRDAAPRPLRLPLKLSPSAELRRWALCLHPQLAVIGCDRCQELRLSCRVGNVFVVSLAVADLIVAIYPYPLVLTSVFHNGWKLGYLHCQISGFLMGLSVIGSIFNITGIAINRYCYICHSLKYDKLYSDKNSLCYIVLIWVLTFVAIVPNLFVGSLQYDPRIYSCTFAQSVSSAYTIAVVFFHFLLPIAVVTFCYLRIWILVIQVRRRVKPDNNPRLKPHDFRNFVTMFVVFVLFAVCWAPLNFIGLAVAVNPKTVIPRIPEWLFVSSYYMAYFNSCLNAIVYGLLNQNFRREYKRIIVTFCTAKVFFQDSSNDAGDRMRSKPSPLITNNNQVKVDSV